From Bicyclus anynana chromosome 7, ilBicAnyn1.1, whole genome shotgun sequence, the proteins below share one genomic window:
- the LOC112055872 gene encoding silk gland factor 3, producing the protein MAATTYMPGGELDLLAGGYHAASPRSAEPADMKYAHHLHGGSPSPGAPVGLNPWASLPPADPWAVHQHHHHAHQPDVKPPPAPHDHRHLQHGWHAPVGYGAGSPVLHGGYVPVHHQHLMRDVPPSPHLHPHHALERDGPEEDTPTSDDLEAFAKQFKQRRIKLGFTQADVGLALGTLYGNVFSQTTICRFEALQLSFKNMCKLKPLLQKWLEEADSTTGSPTSIDKIAAQGRKRKKRTSIEVSVKGALEQHFHKQPKPSAQEITSLADSLQLEKEVVRVWFCNRRQKEKRMTPPNTLGGDGMLDGMHGHYAHDMHGSPPLHAHSPALSPPHPAHAPHPQHAPHAQHAQHLQGAHTLAAH; encoded by the coding sequence ATGGCGGCGACCACGTACATGCCGGGCGGCGAGCTCGACCTGCTGGCGGGCGGCTACCACGCCGCGTCGCCGCGCAGCGCCGAGCCGGCCGACATGAAGTACGCGCACCACCTGCACGGCGGCAGCCCCTCGCCCGGCGCGCCCGTGGGGCTCAACCCCTGGGCCTCGCTGCCGCCCGCCGACCCCTGGGCCGTGCACCAGCACCACCACCACGCGCACCAGCCCGACGTGaagccgccgcccgcgccgcacgACCACCGCCACCTGCAGCACGGCTGGCACGCGCCCGTGGGCTACGGCGCGGGCTCGCCCGTGCTGCACGGCGGCTACGTGCCCGTGCACCACCAGCACCTCATGCGCGACGTGCCGCCCAGCCCGCACCTGCACCCGCACCACGCGCTGGAGCGCGACGGGCCCGAGGAGGACACGCCCACGAGCGACGACCTGGAGGCCTTCGCCAAGCAGTTCAAGCAGCGCCGCATCAAGCTGGGTTTCACGCAGGCCGACGTGGGGCTGGCGCTGGGCACGCTGTACGGCAACGTGTTCTCGCAGACCACCATATGCCGCTTCGAGGCGCTGCAGCTCAGCTTCAAGAACATGTGCAAGCTCAAGCCGCTGCTGCAGAAGTGGCTGGAGGAGGCCGACTCCACCACGGGCAGCCCCACCAGCATCGACAAGATCGCGGCGCAGGGCCGCAAGCGCAAGAAGCGCACGTCCATCGAGGTGTCGGTGAAGGGCGCGCTGGAGCAGCACTTCCACAAGCAGCCCAAGCCGTCGGCGCAGGAGATCACGTCGCTGGCCGACTCGCTGCAGCTGGAGAAGGAGGTGGTGCGCGTGTGGTTCTGCAACCGGCGCCAGAAGGAGAAGCGCATGACGCCGCCCAACACGCTGGGCGGCGACGGCATGCTGGACGGCATGCACGGCCACTACGCGCACGACATGCACGGCTCGCCGCCGCTGCACGCGCACTCGCCGGCGCTGTCGCCGCCGCACCCCGCGCACGCGCCGCACCCGCAGCACGCGCCGCACGCGCAGCACGCACAGCACCTGCAGGGCGCGCACACGCTGGCGGCGCACTAA